Proteins from a single region of Acidianus ambivalens:
- a CDS encoding 4-hydroxyphenylacetate 3-hydroxylase family protein, translated as MGIRTGQEYLDSIKVRNKVEIYVMGKEVKDVTTNPFLKPAVLAFKATFDSAWDEDTKDLARVWSPFINEEVNRFNHIHRSPEDLAAKVKLLRKISHKVGACFQRCVGYDALNTLYIITELMAQHGKTEPKERFIEYLKTVQKKDLALAGAMTDAKGVRTLKPHEQPNKNAYVRITEVTKDGIYVSGAKANITGVAASEEIVVLPTRAMGPEDQDYAVAFSIPTDTEGIKIIVGRQLNDARRLEGGEIDALPYFYNHEGLIIFDNVFVPMERVFLMRDWQYTSQLVEIFSAYHRQGYGGCKAGLGDVIIGATYNLAKQIGIEKAPHVQDKINEEIFLTETMYAAGIAASLNGIEVCPGCWWVNPMQANVTKHLVTRFPSQIAQLAIDIAGGILGTAPSEWDLKNPKIKELLAKYLQGVEGYTAEDRIRMVRLLENVALGVAFLIESVHGAGSPAAQRIMFSRLYNLSYAEEVAKRLAGMKSNVKFTKKVEPWKESETEKLAKEAEK; from the coding sequence ATGGGAATTAGAACTGGACAGGAATATTTAGATTCAATTAAGGTAAGAAATAAGGTAGAAATCTACGTAATGGGCAAGGAAGTTAAAGACGTAACTACTAATCCCTTCCTAAAGCCCGCAGTTTTAGCTTTTAAGGCAACATTTGATTCAGCATGGGACGAGGACACAAAGGATTTAGCTAGAGTTTGGAGCCCTTTCATTAACGAGGAAGTTAATAGGTTTAATCACATTCATAGATCACCAGAAGATCTAGCGGCAAAAGTAAAACTTCTGAGAAAAATAAGCCACAAGGTTGGAGCATGCTTCCAAAGATGCGTAGGATACGACGCGCTAAACACTCTTTATATAATAACGGAATTAATGGCACAACACGGAAAAACTGAACCGAAGGAGAGATTTATAGAATACTTAAAGACCGTGCAAAAGAAGGATTTAGCTTTAGCAGGAGCAATGACTGACGCAAAAGGAGTAAGGACTCTAAAACCTCACGAACAGCCCAATAAGAACGCTTACGTAAGGATTACTGAAGTTACTAAAGACGGTATTTACGTTTCAGGAGCAAAAGCGAACATTACCGGAGTTGCTGCTAGTGAAGAAATTGTAGTTTTACCTACAAGGGCAATGGGTCCAGAAGACCAAGATTATGCAGTTGCTTTCTCAATTCCTACCGATACTGAAGGAATAAAAATAATTGTTGGAAGGCAATTAAACGACGCAAGAAGGCTTGAAGGCGGAGAAATAGATGCATTACCTTACTTTTACAACCACGAAGGATTAATTATATTCGATAACGTGTTCGTACCCATGGAAAGAGTCTTCCTAATGAGGGATTGGCAATACACAAGCCAATTAGTTGAAATATTCTCAGCTTATCACAGACAAGGATACGGAGGATGTAAAGCGGGATTAGGAGACGTAATAATTGGTGCTACTTACAATTTAGCTAAGCAAATAGGGATCGAAAAAGCTCCCCACGTTCAAGACAAGATTAATGAGGAAATATTCCTCACAGAAACGATGTATGCTGCTGGAATTGCAGCAAGCTTAAACGGGATTGAGGTTTGTCCAGGCTGTTGGTGGGTTAACCCAATGCAGGCTAACGTCACAAAGCATTTAGTTACTAGATTCCCTTCACAGATAGCTCAATTAGCAATTGATATTGCCGGAGGAATATTAGGAACTGCTCCAAGTGAATGGGATTTGAAGAATCCTAAGATTAAGGAATTATTGGCAAAGTACTTACAAGGAGTTGAGGGATACACTGCAGAAGATAGGATAAGGATGGTTAGACTACTGGAAAACGTAGCTTTAGGAGTCGCTTTCCTGATAGAATCAGTTCACGGTGCTGGGAGTCCAGCAGCTCAACGTATAATGTTCAGCAGGCTATACAATTTAAGCTATGCAGAGGAAGTTGCTAAAAGATTGGCAGGGATGAAATCAAACGTTAAGTTTACAAAGAAGGTTGAACCTTGGAAGGAATCTGAAACGGAAAAATTAGCTAAAGAGGCTGAGAAGTAA
- a CDS encoding arylmalonate decarboxylase, which translates to MPGGRGRIGVIIPANNAAMEYDLWKMAPEGVTIHVTRMKPTKGCEPTDVEAFRQEIKETYYLLHEVSDVIIYGRTYGTHKHGNIIKEIIKDVVIPEEAVVEVLRKLGVKKVWVGTPYIKERTLEEVSWIKSQGFDVTGFDGLGKIKGVDISNTPVFTIYRLVKRNLEDVLKADAAYIACTALSTFEASQYLHEDLGMPIITENVAAMWKALQKIKVKGITPGFELR; encoded by the coding sequence ATGCCTGGAGGAAGAGGTAGAATAGGAGTAATTATTCCAGCAAATAACGCTGCAATGGAATACGACTTGTGGAAAATGGCTCCAGAAGGAGTTACAATACACGTTACCAGAATGAAGCCTACAAAGGGTTGTGAGCCTACTGACGTTGAGGCTTTTAGACAGGAAATTAAGGAAACTTACTACTTACTCCACGAAGTTTCCGACGTAATAATTTACGGTAGAACTTACGGGACTCATAAGCACGGAAACATTATTAAGGAAATAATTAAGGATGTGGTAATACCCGAAGAGGCTGTGGTCGAAGTACTAAGAAAGTTAGGAGTTAAGAAGGTTTGGGTGGGTACTCCTTATATAAAGGAGAGGACTTTGGAGGAAGTATCATGGATAAAATCGCAAGGATTTGATGTAACTGGCTTTGACGGTCTAGGTAAGATTAAGGGTGTTGATATTTCAAATACTCCGGTATTTACAATCTACAGATTAGTTAAAAGGAATTTGGAAGACGTACTTAAGGCAGATGCTGCTTACATTGCTTGCACAGCATTATCAACTTTTGAGGCATCACAATACTTGCACGAAGATTTGGGAATGCCTATTATAACAGAAAACGTTGCAGCAATGTGGAAGGCTTTGCAAAAGATTAAAGTGAAAGGTATTACGCCAGGGTTTGAATTAAGATAG